A single genomic interval of Theropithecus gelada isolate Dixy chromosome 16, Tgel_1.0, whole genome shotgun sequence harbors:
- the ZBTB4 gene encoding zinc finger and BTB domain-containing protein 4 yields the protein MSRAWRTRRHHSQKEEAQQKGLAEPPPTPLHVGCALRLAPCPPPAEVTDPSHAPAVLRQLNEQRLRGLFCDVTLIAGDTKFPAHRSVLAASSPFFREALLTSAPLPLPPATGGSAPNPATTTAASSSSSSSSSSSSSSSSASSSSSSSSSSPPPASPPASSPPRVLELPGVPAAAFSDVLNFIYSARLALPGGGGDGAAVAEIGALGRRLGISRLQGLGEGGDAWVPPTPAPMATSQPEEDSFGPRPRPAGEWEGDRAEAQAPDLQCSLPRRPLPCPQCGKSFIHPKRLQTHEAQCRRGASTRGSTGLGAGGAGPGGPAGVDASALPPPAGFRGGPEHVVKVVGGHVLYVCAACERSYVTLSSLKRHSNVHSWRRKYPCRYCEKVFALAEYRTKHEVWHTGERRYQCIFCWETFVTYYNLKTHQRAFHGISPGLLASEKTPNGGYKPKLNTLKLYRLLPMRAAKRPYKTYSQGAPEAPLSPSLNTPAPVAMPASPPPGPPPAPEPGPPPSVITFAHPAPSVIVHGGSSSGGGGSGTASTGGSQAASVITYTAPPRPPKKREYPPPPPEPAATPTSPATAASPATAAGPATATATEEAKGRNPRAGRTLTYTAKPVGGIGGGGGAPAGAGRGPSQLQAPPPLCQITVRIGEEAIVKRRISETDLRPGELSGEEMEETEDDEEEEDEEEEEDEEESKAGGEDQLWRPYYSYKPKRKAGAAGGASVVGSGPPRGRRPPRWRQKLERRSWEETPAAESPAGRARTERRHRCGDCAQTFATLRKLRKHQEAHGGGSYSSRAGRRPSTRFTCPHCAKVCKTAAALSRHGQRHAAERPGGTPTPVIAYSKGSAGTRPGDVKEEAPQEMQVSSSSGEAGGGSTAAEEASETASLQDPVISGGEEPPVVAGGGSYAYPPVQEFPLALIGGGREPGGGRGKSGSEGPVGAGEGDRMEGIGAAKVTFYPEPYPLVYGPQLLAAYPYNFSNLAALPVALNMVLPDEKGGGALPFLPGVFGYAVNPQAAPPTPPTPPPPTLPPPVPPKGEGERAGVERTQKGDVG from the exons aAGGAAGAGGCCCAGCAGAAGGGACTCGCTgagccaccccccaccccactccatgTTGGCTGTGCTCTCAG GCTGGCACCATGCCCCCCCCCTGCAGAGGTGACGGACCCGTCTCATGCCCCCGCCGTCCTGCGCCAGCTCAATGAACAGCGGCTCCGTGGCCTCTTCTGTGACGTCACCCTCATAGCCGGAGACACCAAGTTCCCTGCTCACCGCAGCGTCCTGGCTGCTTCGAGTCCCTTCTTCAGAGAGGCCCTGCTCACTTCAGCTCCACTGCCCCTCCCACCAGCTACAGGGGGCTCCGCACCCAACCCTGCCACCACCacagctgcctcttcctcctcctcgtcTTCCTCGtcgtcttcctcttcctcctcctctgcttcctcttcttcctcctcttcctcttcctctccccctccaGCCTCTCCCCCTGCTTCTTCCCCGCCCCGGGTCCTGGAGTTGCCAGGGGTCCCAGCAGCTGCGTTTTCTGATGTCCTCAACTTCATCTATAGCGCCCGGCTCGCACTGCCTGGTGGTGGAGGGGACGGTGCAGCTGTAGCAGAGATTGGAGCTTTGGGGCGCCGTCTGGGTATCTCCCGCCTtcagggcctgggggagggaggtgATGCCTGGGTACCTCCTACCCCAGCCCCCATGGCCACCTCGCAGCCTGAAGAGGACAGCTTCGGGCCCCGGCCCAGGCCAGCTGGGGAGTGGGAGGGTGACAGGGCTGAGGCCCAGGCCCCTGACTTGCAGTGCTCCCTACCCCGGcggcccctcccctgcccccaatgTGGAAAAAGCTTCATCCATCCCAAACGGCTGCAGACCCATGAGGCCCAGTGCCGACGAGGGGCTAGCACTCGGGGGTCTACAGGGCTGGGAGCCGGGGGCGCTGGCCCTGGTGGTCCTGCAGGGGTGGACGCCTCAGCCCTGCCTCCACCGGCGGGCTTCCGAGGAGGCCCCGAGCACGTGGTGAAGGTAGTGGGAGGCCACGTGTTGTATGTGTGCGCAGCTTGTGAGCGTTCCTATGTGACCCTGTCCAGTCTGAAGAGACACAGCAATGTACACTCGTGGCGGAGGAAGTACCCCTGCCGCTATTGCGAGAAAGTGTTCGCCCTGGCGGAGTACCGCACGAAGCATGAGGTGTGGCACACGGGGGAGCGCAG GTACCAGTGCATCTTCTGTTGGGAGACCTTTGTCACTTATTATAACCTGAAGACCCACCAGCGAGCCTTCCACGGCATTAGCCCGGGCCTCCTCGCCAGTGAGAAGACACCCAATGGAGGCTACAAGCCCAAGCTCAATACACTCAAGCTCTACCGCCTGCTCCCCATGCGGGCAGCCAAGCGGCCCTACAAGACCTACAGCCAGGGAGCCCCGGAGGCCCCTCTTTCTCCAAGCCTCAACACACCGGCCCCTGTGGCAATGCCAGCCAGCCCGCCGCCTGGGCCCCCACCTGCCCCAGAGCCTGGCCCTCCACCCTCTGTCATCACTTTTGCCCACCCAGCCCCCTCTGTCATTGTCCATGGGGGCAGTAGCAGTGGTGGAGGGGGGAGTGGGACGGCCAGCACAGGAGGGTCCCAAGCCGCCTCGGTTATCACTTACACTGCTCCCCCGAGGCCACCCAAGAAACGAGAATACCCACCTCCTCCCCCTGAGCCTGCAGCCACACCCACCAGCCCAGCCACAGCAGCCAGCCCAGCCACCGCTGCAGGGCCAGCCACGGCCACCGCCACGGAGGAGGCCAAGGGCCGGAATCCACGGGCCGGAAGGACTCTGACTTACACAGCCAAGCCAGTGGGCGGGattggtggaggtgggggtgccCCTGCAGGGGCTGGCCGGGGCCCCTCTCagctgcaggctccacctccactGTGTCAGATCACTGTGCGAATCGGGGAGGAGGCCATTGTCAAGCGCCGCATCTCAGAGACTGACCTGCGTCCTGGGGAGCTGAGCGGAGAGGAGATGGAGGAGACTGAAgatgatgaagaggaggaggacgaagaggaggaggaggatgaggaggaatcAAAGGCTGGTGGGGAGGACCAGCTCTGGAGGCCCTACTACTCCTACAAGCCTAAGCGCAAGGCTGGAGCTGCTGGAGGTGCCAGTGTGGTGGGTAGTGGGCCGCCACGAGGCCGCCGGCCACCACGCTGGAGGCAGAAGCTAGAACGGAGGAGCTGGGAGGAAACCCCAGCAGCCGAGAGCCCAGCGGGACGTGCCCGCACAGAGCGGAGGCACCGCTGTGGGGACTGTGCCCAGACCTTTGCCACCCTGAGAAAGCTGCGAAAGCACCAAGAGGCCCACGGTGGGGGCTCCTACAGCTCCCGGGCCGGACGGAGGCCCTCCACCCGCTTTACCTGCCCCCACTGCGCCAAGGTGTGCAAGACCGCAGCTGCCCTGAGCCGCCACGGGCAGAGGCATGCTGCTGAGCGGCCCGGGGGCACCCCAACACCTGTCATTGCCTATTCCAAGGGCAGCGCTGGCACCCGGCCCGGGGATGTCAAGGAGGAAGCCCCCCAAGAGATGCAAGTCTCCTCATCCAGCGGTGAGGCAGGTGGCGGGAGCACTGCTGCTGAGGAAGCTTCCGAGACCGCCTCACTCCAGGACCCTGTCATCTCAGGGGGTGAGGAGCCCCCAGTGGTGGCAGGCGGGGGCAGCTATGCATACCCACCTGTGCAGGAATTTCCACTGGCCCTGATTGGGGGCGGCCGGGAACCTGGTGGTGGCAGGGGAAAATCTGGGAGTGAAGGGCCAGTGGGAGCTGGTGAGGGGGACCGGATGGAGGGGATAGGGGCTGCCAAAGTCACTTTCTACCCTGAGCCCTACCCGCTCGTCTACGGCCCCCAGCTCCTTGCCGCTTACCCTTACAACTTCAGTAACTTGGCCGCTCTCCCAGTTGCTCTCAACATGGTCCTACCTGATGAGAAGGGTGGGGGGGCCCTTCCCTTCCTACCAGGGGTCTTTGGCTACGCAGTGAATCCTCAAGCAGCACCCCCTACCCCGCCAACACCACCTCCCCCAACTCTTCCTCCACCAGTTCCCCCTaagggagaaggggaaagggCAGGGGTTGAGAGAACCCAGAAGGGTGATGTGGGGTGA